One part of the Arachidicoccus terrestris genome encodes these proteins:
- a CDS encoding exosporium glycoprotein BclB-related protein, whose protein sequence is MRIKLLFFCMLCAIVVNVHAQVPQQINYQAVIRNTTGAPVTNQAISLKFTFYANAANGTIEYSETQSVTTNSFGLVNLQIGTGTPVAGSWSAIDWKGAIQFLGVAADLTGGNTYTELSNSKLSSVPYAIQAEHSADNKWTTDGQDIINNNTGAVGIGAKPDASAALDITANGKGLLIPRMTQAELPLTPAEGLLVYQTDNTPGFYYYSGGQWHSMNGNQQTAPAGTIIPFATGQVPAALAITLGGVVSTGSAIGFGYNTPVNITGGQVDITPSGNAAFVIPRAGTITSISGFFSTTSALSLIGSTVMITGQLYQALGPNSNQFVPIPGAIVMLNPGFTGLIPIGTTISGSSTGLSIPVTAGTRLMMVYSASVTGLDLVLNITGHISGGLNIQ, encoded by the coding sequence AACGTGCACGCTCAGGTACCCCAGCAAATTAATTACCAGGCCGTCATCAGAAATACCACTGGGGCGCCGGTTACCAATCAGGCGATTTCTCTAAAATTTACGTTTTACGCAAATGCGGCAAACGGTACCATAGAATATAGTGAGACGCAGTCCGTTACAACGAATAGTTTCGGACTGGTCAACCTGCAGATTGGTACCGGCACCCCTGTAGCGGGTAGCTGGAGCGCGATCGACTGGAAGGGTGCCATCCAGTTTCTGGGTGTGGCGGCCGATTTAACCGGAGGCAATACCTATACGGAATTATCCAACAGCAAACTATCCAGTGTACCATATGCCATTCAGGCGGAGCACAGCGCCGACAACAAATGGACAACAGACGGTCAGGACATTATCAATAACAATACCGGAGCTGTCGGCATCGGTGCCAAACCAGATGCCAGTGCAGCACTTGATATTACTGCCAATGGTAAAGGTTTGCTTATCCCCAGAATGACCCAGGCAGAATTGCCCCTTACACCGGCCGAAGGCCTCCTTGTTTATCAGACTGATAATACGCCTGGCTTTTATTATTACAGTGGTGGACAGTGGCATTCCATGAACGGCAATCAGCAGACAGCTCCCGCCGGAACGATCATTCCATTCGCCACCGGTCAAGTACCAGCGGCACTTGCAATCACACTGGGAGGAGTCGTTTCGACCGGATCAGCCATTGGCTTTGGATATAATACACCGGTCAATATAACCGGTGGCCAGGTTGATATTACCCCCTCTGGAAATGCAGCTTTTGTTATACCAAGAGCAGGTACGATCACCTCGATCTCCGGCTTTTTCAGCACGACATCAGCACTTAGCCTGATAGGGTCTACAGTCATGATTACCGGGCAGCTATACCAAGCCTTAGGACCAAACTCCAATCAATTTGTGCCCATACCCGGAGCTATTGTCATGCTAAACCCAGGCTTTACAGGACTTATCCCCATCGGAACGACTATCAGCGGATCCTCTACAGGACTCAGCATTCCGGTAACTGCCGGGACAAGGTTAATGATGGTCTATTCGGCATCGGTAACAGGGCTAGATCTCGTATTAAATATAACAGGGCACATCAGTGGCGGCCTTAATATTCAATAG
- a CDS encoding T9SS type A sorting domain-containing protein, protein MLKKFFITFCLYGCHYISFSQTIAPHVIGSGGGSSTLNGYTIDYNIGEMAIQTAGSGPVITQGFEQPELGETPLPVKGLRLQLTDVNNYAYIHFSTIQEFKTDHFIVERSVDGLRFDTLATLQTKAPGGYSATPLYYTYTDPQRIRGKVYYRIVQVDQNGDYNYSSVESLNGTDSHTGETIKIFPNPATTQIQIQLVYAAPKTKLEVYSVTGVLMLDKAISQQTRETISLDKWPAGIYIVVVRNTQGVVQRTKFIKK, encoded by the coding sequence ATGCTAAAAAAATTCTTCATAACATTCTGCCTCTATGGATGCCACTACATTAGTTTTTCCCAAACAATCGCCCCGCACGTAATAGGCAGTGGCGGTGGAAGCAGCACACTTAATGGATATACCATCGACTACAATATCGGTGAAATGGCTATTCAAACCGCAGGGAGTGGTCCGGTCATTACACAGGGATTTGAACAACCTGAACTGGGAGAGACGCCTTTGCCCGTTAAAGGCCTACGTTTGCAACTCACCGACGTCAATAACTATGCATATATCCATTTTTCTACCATACAGGAATTTAAAACAGATCATTTCATCGTTGAGCGTTCTGTTGACGGCCTGCGTTTTGATACATTAGCCACGCTACAGACCAAAGCTCCAGGAGGCTATAGCGCCACACCTCTATATTATACCTATACAGACCCACAACGGATCAGGGGAAAAGTATACTACAGGATTGTTCAGGTAGACCAGAACGGCGATTACAACTACTCGTCTGTTGAGTCTTTAAATGGTACGGATTCCCATACCGGGGAGACCATAAAAATTTTCCCCAATCCTGCCACCACACAAATACAAATTCAACTGGTTTATGCCGCTCCAAAGACGAAACTAGAAGTGTATTCCGTAACCGGCGTACTGATGTTGGACAAAGCCATCTCTCAACAAACGCGGGAGACAATCAGTCTGGACAAATGGCCGGCCGGCATATACATTGTTGTTGTCCGCAATACACAGGGAGTTGTACAAAGGACGAAATTCATAAAAAAATAG
- a CDS encoding RNA polymerase sigma factor — MLEKIMNGDQKAFRDFYLLWEARIYTYFLNRTEDYIQSQELTQNTFIKLWEYRSTLSTEYNLETQLFRKAKLIYIDWLRLQASMRKRKTAELDYAAANAAAAIGVTPSSLPEKIEKAISHLPPMRQKVIRLSHIQGYAYKEIAQQLNISEKTVDNHIHKALKQLRQILNTLLLISLIFYRIF, encoded by the coding sequence TTGCTGGAAAAAATAATGAATGGAGATCAAAAAGCATTCCGCGACTTTTATCTTTTATGGGAGGCGCGTATCTATACGTATTTCCTGAATCGAACCGAAGATTATATTCAAAGTCAGGAGCTTACACAAAATACCTTTATCAAGCTCTGGGAATACCGATCCACTTTAAGCACCGAGTATAACCTGGAAACGCAGCTTTTCAGAAAGGCAAAGCTTATTTATATTGACTGGCTGCGGCTACAGGCGAGTATGCGCAAACGTAAAACTGCGGAACTAGACTATGCAGCAGCAAATGCGGCCGCGGCAATAGGTGTTACGCCCTCTTCCCTGCCGGAAAAAATTGAAAAAGCCATCAGCCATTTACCTCCGATGCGACAAAAGGTGATTCGCCTTTCCCATATTCAAGGCTATGCCTATAAAGAAATCGCGCAGCAGCTCAATATTTCTGAAAAAACAGTTGACAACCATATTCACAAGGCCCTTAAACAGTTACGGCAAATATTAAACACCCTGTTGTTGATTTCGCTTATTTTCTATAGAATTTTTTAA